The Pseudophryne corroboree isolate aPseCor3 chromosome 2, aPseCor3.hap2, whole genome shotgun sequence genome has a segment encoding these proteins:
- the HMGB1 gene encoding high mobility group protein B1: MGKGDPKKPRGKMSSYAYFVQTCREEHKKKHPDASVNFAEFSKKCSERWKTMSAKEKGKFEDMAKVDKVRYEREMKTYIPPKGETKKKFKDPNAPKRPPSAFFLFCSDFRPKIKGEHPGLTIGDVAKKLGEMWNNTASEDKLPYEKKAAKLKEKYEKDVAAYRAKGKPEPAKKAPAKPEKSKKQEDDEDDDEEDDEEDDEEEEEDDDDDE, translated from the exons ATGGGGAAAGGTGATCCTAAGAAGCCAAGAGGGAAAATGTCCTCCTATGCTTACTTTGTGCAGACTTGCAGAGAAGAGCACAAGAAGAAGCATCCTGATGCATCCGTAAACTTTGCAGAGTTCTCCAAGAAGTGCTCAGAAAGATGGAAG ACGATGTCCGCTAAGGAAAAAGGGAAGTTTGAAGATATGGCAAAAGTGGACAAGGTTCGTTATGAAAGAGAAATGAAAACTTATATACCGCCCAAAGGAGAAACAAAAAAGAAGTTTAAGGACCCAAATGCACCAAAGAGACCACC ATCCGCTTTCTTCTTGTTCTGTTCTGACTTCCGTCCTAAAATCAAAGGGGAGCACCCAGGCTTGACCATTGGAGATGTTGCAAAGAAACTGGGAGAGATGTGGAATAATACTGCATCAGAAGACAAGTTGCCTTACGAAAAGAAAGCTGCGAAACTGAAGGAAAAATATGAAAAG GATGTTGCGGCATATCGGGCCAAAGGTAAACCCGAGCCAGCAAAAAAGGCTCCTGCTAAGCCTGAAAAGAGCAAGAAACAGGAGGATGATGAAGACGATGATGAAGAGGACGATGAGGAGGATgacgaagaagaggaggaagatgatgacgatgatgaataA